The following coding sequences lie in one Salmo salar chromosome ssa13, Ssal_v3.1, whole genome shotgun sequence genomic window:
- the LOC106567997 gene encoding microfibrillar-associated protein 3-like → MPHTQAHRYTLITKCACMVITLLFASGHAEEITKDGTQNRSLVSIHHLASLPTLRDIVVKEGASTLIECNVTGKPDDIQWYNSKGHVLDPEEGGGKWLIQDKGVLNITTVSFEDRGRYTCIASSSAGTSNYTITLRVAYIHSGLGLYYVIVCLIAFTITMILNVTRLCMVSSHLKKTEKAINEFFRTEGAEKLQKAYEIAKRIPIITSAKTMEWAKVTQLKTMEFARHMEELARSVPLPQTILSCRAFVEEIMETVHTSVGATSLQKAIEPANPEGRGKTCEVQMSAEQQGPAAHGREDGDGVDGTIENSLDIEVSVHPISKCEDEKWAEGDEVSVPMLGPCSSGSVAYESHI, encoded by the exons ATGCCACATACAcaagcacacagatacacactgaTTACAAAGTGTGCGTGCATGGTCATCACACTACTCTTTGCCTCTGGACATGCAGAAGAGATCACTAAAGATGGAACACAGAACCGTTCTCTGGTATCCATCCACCACCTTGCCAGTTTACCTACTCTCCGGGATATCGTAGTGAAAGAGGGAGCCAGCACTCTAATTGAGTGCAATGTCACTGGAAAGCCAGATGACATTCAGTGGTACAATTCCAAAGGGCACGTTCTGGATCCGGAAGAGGGAG GTGGGAAATGGCTGATTCAGGACAAGGGCGTTTTAAATATCACAACGGTCAGTTTTGAAGACCGAGGCCGGTACACCTGCATAGCTTCCAGCTCGGCAGGGACCTCCAACTACACCATCACCTTACGGGTGGCCTACATCCACAGCGGCCTGGGCCTGTACTATGTCATCGTGTGTCTCATCGCCTTCACCATCACCATGATCCTCAATGTCACGCGCCTCTGCATGGTCAGCAGTCACCTGAAGAAGACGGAGAAGGCCATCAACGAGTTCTTCCGCACCGAGGGAGCTGAGAAGCTCCAGAAGGCCTACGAGATAGCCAAGCGCATCCCCATCATCACCTCAGCCAAGACCATGGAGTGGGCCAAGGTCACCCAGCTCAAGACCATGGAGTTTGCCCGCCACATGGAGGAGCTGGCCCGCAGTGTGCCACTTCCCCAGACCATCCTCAGTTGCAGGGCCTTTGTGGAGGAGATTATGGAGACGGTGCACACCTCGGTGGGGGCGACAAGCCTCCAGAAAGCTATAGAGCCAGCTAACCCAGAGGGGAGAGGTAAAACCTGTGAGGTCCAGATGTCAGCGGAGCAGCAGGGCCCAGCAGCACATGGCAGAGAGGatggtgatggtgttgatggtaccATTGAAAACAGCCTGGACATTGAGGTGTCTGTCCACCCTATTTCCAAGTGTGAGGATGAGAAGTGGGCTGAAGGGGATGAGGTGTCTGTACCCATGCTGGGGCCATGCTCCAGTGGGAGTGTGGCTTATGAAAGTCACATTTAG